Proteins encoded together in one Pseudoalteromonas xiamenensis window:
- a CDS encoding alpha/beta hydrolase-fold protein, giving the protein MRFSKCLILVLSVALSSLFSSSSVFSQEESSKSASEYTMQTHVIKSKILNEERTVVVQLPKSYKANSNKVYPVIYRLDGANNLPLISSVIERLQNTNSAPEVIVVAIENTDRLRDLYPTVNEEPQGPVGLGGGGAVFLSFFEKELIPLIDKTYRTHDFKVISGASAAGVFVLYAMQARPHLFQAHLAYSPAVWWNYGAATTRTKQFIKETHTLDTYLYMNIGEESGVMRERYDELQQFILHNKPTNMTYVSDAFDGVQHDLTAVAGVFNAYHKLFMPKQMPLNALSKDVASIDAYYEKLSKQWGDNIEPPEGAVRQLGYQLVRSQNYDKAINVFIHNTKLHPNSVDAWFGLSYGYESKEDNANALNSLEHAIKLADKSYPYFDMLMSSQARLKAVVLN; this is encoded by the coding sequence GTGCGATTTTCAAAATGCCTGATACTTGTTTTAAGCGTTGCTTTATCTTCACTCTTTAGTTCTTCGTCGGTGTTTTCGCAAGAAGAGTCCAGTAAATCGGCCTCTGAATACACGATGCAAACTCATGTCATTAAATCAAAAATACTGAATGAAGAACGTACTGTTGTAGTGCAATTACCAAAGAGTTACAAAGCGAACTCAAATAAGGTTTATCCGGTAATTTATCGCTTAGATGGAGCAAATAACTTACCTTTAATTTCATCGGTTATTGAACGTTTACAAAATACGAATAGCGCGCCAGAGGTAATTGTCGTTGCAATTGAAAACACGGATAGATTGAGAGATTTGTACCCAACGGTGAACGAAGAGCCGCAGGGGCCTGTTGGTCTTGGCGGTGGTGGTGCCGTTTTTCTGAGTTTTTTTGAGAAAGAGCTCATACCATTAATTGACAAAACCTATCGCACGCATGATTTTAAGGTGATCAGTGGAGCGTCTGCGGCGGGGGTATTTGTACTTTATGCCATGCAGGCCAGGCCTCACTTGTTTCAAGCGCATTTGGCATATAGTCCTGCCGTCTGGTGGAATTACGGGGCTGCAACAACGCGCACCAAACAGTTTATTAAAGAAACGCACACTCTCGATACGTATTTATACATGAACATAGGTGAAGAAAGTGGTGTAATGCGGGAGCGTTATGATGAGCTTCAGCAATTTATTCTACACAATAAACCAACAAATATGACCTATGTGAGCGATGCATTTGATGGTGTACAACACGATCTCACCGCAGTTGCTGGCGTGTTTAATGCCTATCATAAATTGTTTATGCCAAAACAAATGCCACTTAATGCACTCTCGAAAGACGTGGCCTCCATTGATGCCTACTATGAAAAACTATCTAAACAGTGGGGAGACAACATTGAGCCGCCCGAAGGTGCAGTAAGACAATTGGGGTATCAACTTGTACGTAGCCAGAATTACGATAAAGCGATAAACGTATTTATCCACAACACGAAGTTGCACCCAAACTCGGTGGATGCATGGTTTGGTTTGTCTTATGGTTACGAGTCAAAAGAGGATAATGCCAATGCCTTGAACTCGTTGGAACACGCAATAAAGCTTGCAGACAAATCCTATCCTTACTTCGATATGTTAATGAGCTCACAAGCACGCCTAAAAGCGGTGGTTCTAAATTAA